A single Haloglycomyces albus DSM 45210 DNA region contains:
- a CDS encoding quaternary amine ABC transporter ATP-binding protein, with the protein MSAITVESLYKVFGKGAKNAVKELSTGIHRDELQNRKVTAAVIDANFEVAPAEIFVVMGLSGSGKSTLIRMLNGLLKPTSGSVKIGDEEVNSLSASDLRATRREKVSMVFQHFALLPHRSVLDNVAFGLEIQGNSKEERYENARKAIEMVGLDGWEDKLPAQLSGGMRQRVGLARALASDTEILLMDEAFSALDPLIRQEMQDQLLDLQTSLGKTIVFITHDLNEAMKIGDRIAIMRDGRIIQIGTAEDILLHPANEYVSEFIADVDRSRVLTAETIMEPAASTDTGEFETVEAGTPVTELFETAASTTDPLLVVDDSEDAIGMITQQRILESLSPDDGDGPSSEKSDA; encoded by the coding sequence ATGTCAGCAATAACGGTCGAATCCCTATATAAGGTATTTGGCAAGGGTGCCAAAAATGCAGTTAAAGAACTGTCTACCGGCATCCACCGTGACGAGCTGCAGAACCGAAAAGTGACCGCAGCCGTCATCGATGCCAATTTTGAAGTGGCTCCAGCCGAAATTTTTGTGGTTATGGGGCTATCAGGTTCGGGTAAATCCACGCTCATTCGAATGCTGAACGGATTGCTCAAACCCACGTCTGGTTCGGTGAAGATCGGCGACGAGGAAGTGAATTCTCTGAGTGCCTCCGACCTGCGGGCTACGCGCCGCGAAAAGGTCAGTATGGTATTCCAGCACTTCGCTCTACTGCCCCACCGCTCGGTTTTGGACAATGTTGCCTTCGGCCTCGAAATCCAGGGGAATTCGAAGGAAGAACGATACGAAAACGCCCGTAAAGCCATTGAAATGGTCGGGCTGGACGGCTGGGAAGATAAACTCCCCGCTCAATTGTCCGGTGGTATGCGCCAGCGTGTAGGCTTGGCCCGTGCCCTTGCCTCGGACACCGAAATCCTCCTGATGGACGAAGCCTTCAGCGCCCTTGACCCTCTGATTCGCCAGGAGATGCAAGACCAGCTTCTGGATCTGCAGACGTCTCTAGGTAAGACGATCGTCTTCATTACCCACGACCTCAACGAGGCCATGAAGATCGGCGACCGAATCGCCATCATGCGTGACGGTCGCATCATCCAAATCGGTACCGCCGAGGATATACTCCTTCACCCGGCGAACGAATACGTTTCGGAGTTCATCGCGGACGTCGATCGTTCCCGCGTCCTCACCGCGGAAACAATCATGGAGCCCGCAGCCAGTACCGATACCGGCGAATTCGAAACGGTTGAAGCCGGCACTCCCGTCACCGAGCTCTTTGAGACCGCCGCGTCCACGACCGACCCGCTTTTGGTGGTCGACGACTCCGAGGACGCCATCGGCATGATCACACAGCAGCGCATCCTCGAATCGCTATCACCCGACGACGGTGATGGCCCCAGCTCCGAAAAGAGTGATGCATAA